The Hypanus sabinus isolate sHypSab1 chromosome 3, sHypSab1.hap1, whole genome shotgun sequence genome contains a region encoding:
- the LOC132391744 gene encoding myosin light chain 5-like isoform X2 → MASRKTKKKEGGAKRAQRASSNVFSSFEQTQIQEFKEAFTLIDQNRDGFIDKEDLKDTYASLGKLNVKDDELESMLQEATGPINFTMFLNLFGAKLHGTDPEEALLNAFRLFDPEGKGHINKDEIKRILMTQADKFTAEEAEQMFRSSPIDSAGNLDYKSLCYIITHGEEKED, encoded by the exons atg GCGAGCAGGAAAACCAAGAAGAAGGAAGGCGGCGCCAAGCGAGCCCAGAGGGCTTCCTCAAACGTCTTCTCCAGTTTTGAGCAGACCCAGATCCAGGAATTCAAGGAA GCTTTCACTCTGATTGACCAGAACAGAGATGGCTTCATTGACAAGGAGGATCTGAAAGACACTTATGCATCCTTAG GCAAACTCAATGTAAAAGATGACGAACTAGAATCCATGCTGCAAGAGGCCACTGGTCCAATTAACTTCACCATGTTTTTAAATCTATTTGGAGCAAAGTTACATG GCACTGATCCAGAAGAGGCGTTGCTAAATGCATTCAGATTATTTGATCCAGAAGGCAAAGGACACATCAACAAAGACGA AATAAAACGCATATTGATGACACAAGCTGACAAATTCACAGCTGAGGAG GCTGAACAAATGTTTCGGTCCTCTCCTATTGACTCAGCGGGCAATCTGGATTATAAATCACTCTGCTACATCATTACGCATGGTGAAGAAAAGGAAGactaa
- the LOC132391745 gene encoding ATP synthase subunit e, mitochondrial-like, which translates to MVPPVQVSPLIKMARYSALLVGIFYGKKRYDYLKPVAEEERRIEAEEKKKREELERIAKQLAEANEDTILK; encoded by the exons ATGGTTCCCCCGGTGCAGGTGTCGCCCTTAATCAAG ATGGCTAGGTACTCAGCATTGCTGGTTGGTATCTTTTATGGCAAAAAGCGATATG ATTATTTGAAGCCTGTTGCAGAAGAGGAGAGAAGAATAGAGgcagaagaaaaaaagaagagaGAAGAACTTGAACGTATTGCAAAACAACTAGCAGAAG CAAATGAAGACACTATTTTGAAATGA
- the LOC132391744 gene encoding myosin light chain 5-like isoform X1 yields the protein MLRFYKALMRAHLEYCGRFWASHLRKDVLSFERVQRRFPRMIPKMRMLSYKASRKTKKKEGGAKRAQRASSNVFSSFEQTQIQEFKEAFTLIDQNRDGFIDKEDLKDTYASLGKLNVKDDELESMLQEATGPINFTMFLNLFGAKLHGTDPEEALLNAFRLFDPEGKGHINKDEIKRILMTQADKFTAEEAEQMFRSSPIDSAGNLDYKSLCYIITHGEEKED from the exons atgctgagattttataaggcactgatgagggctcaccttgagtattgtggacggttttgggcttctcatctgagaaaagatgtgctgtcattcgagagggttcagaggaggttcccaAGGATGATTCCGAAAATGAGAATGTTGTCATACAAG GCGAGCAGGAAAACCAAGAAGAAGGAAGGCGGCGCCAAGCGAGCCCAGAGGGCTTCCTCAAACGTCTTCTCCAGTTTTGAGCAGACCCAGATCCAGGAATTCAAGGAA GCTTTCACTCTGATTGACCAGAACAGAGATGGCTTCATTGACAAGGAGGATCTGAAAGACACTTATGCATCCTTAG GCAAACTCAATGTAAAAGATGACGAACTAGAATCCATGCTGCAAGAGGCCACTGGTCCAATTAACTTCACCATGTTTTTAAATCTATTTGGAGCAAAGTTACATG GCACTGATCCAGAAGAGGCGTTGCTAAATGCATTCAGATTATTTGATCCAGAAGGCAAAGGACACATCAACAAAGACGA AATAAAACGCATATTGATGACACAAGCTGACAAATTCACAGCTGAGGAG GCTGAACAAATGTTTCGGTCCTCTCCTATTGACTCAGCGGGCAATCTGGATTATAAATCACTCTGCTACATCATTACGCATGGTGAAGAAAAGGAAGactaa